One window of the Lusitaniella coriacea LEGE 07157 genome contains the following:
- a CDS encoding shikimate kinase encodes MSANLLQGLSIFLVGMMGTGKTTVGKSLAKKLGYRFFDTDESIERVANQTVREIFEEYGESDFRELETKVLAELSTLTRSAIATGGGIVLKPMNWSYLHQGLIIWLDAPVPLIVERLREDTTRPLLDTPNLTDTLTELLESRRNLYAQADLRLEIEADRTPDAIADTIIKRIPTVLKSKPIPPSKS; translated from the coding sequence GTGAGCGCGAATCTATTGCAAGGACTGAGCATTTTCCTCGTTGGCATGATGGGGACAGGGAAAACAACGGTAGGGAAAAGTTTAGCCAAGAAGCTCGGTTATCGCTTTTTTGATACCGACGAGTCGATCGAACGGGTTGCAAATCAAACCGTTCGGGAAATTTTCGAGGAGTACGGAGAGTCCGATTTCCGGGAATTGGAAACCAAAGTTCTCGCCGAATTATCCACTCTAACCAGAAGCGCGATCGCGACAGGAGGAGGAATCGTCCTCAAACCCATGAATTGGAGCTATTTGCACCAAGGTTTAATTATTTGGCTCGATGCGCCCGTTCCCTTAATCGTCGAACGTTTGAGAGAAGATACAACCCGTCCCCTCCTCGACACGCCAAACCTCACCGACACCTTAACCGAATTGCTCGAATCGCGACGCAACCTTTATGCCCAAGCCGACTTAAGACTTGAGATTGAAGCCGATCGAACCCCAGACGCGATCGCGGATACCATTATTAAACGCATCCCCACCGTATTAAAATCCAAACCCATCCCTCCCAGCAAATCGTAA